The following proteins come from a genomic window of Falco rusticolus isolate bFalRus1 chromosome 9, bFalRus1.pri, whole genome shotgun sequence:
- the EDRF1 gene encoding erythroid differentiation-related factor 1 isoform X4 translates to MEELRVVGAAASLRGDAEEPKQGSVLFLGGNEVKSSAVVKYSSAPPQAAFARLQEKTDLKLPPANWLRESAKLGPAGTTILGNNKKSKPFSSFGMAYDFIDSVGNDVDVVSDSENIKKLLKIPYSKSHVSMAVHRIGRTLLLDELDIQELFMRSSQTGDWTWLKEFYQRLIDQKWQRKKKSKEHWYQKAILSKFLYYSINGDGAAQPVPSTSKQHQEGPVSGESDEAGRASWPAPFEMPSSLSEDPGASNQGLKNDFVRNILWTFEDIHMLVGSNMPIFGGGRYPAVSLRLRDNNKPINVLTGIDYWLDNLICNVPELVMCFHVNGIVQKYEMIKTEDIPNLENSNFSTKVIKDIAQNILSFLKSNCTKEGHTYWLFKASGSDIVKLYDLTTLCEETEDKYQNPFTMPVAILLYKVACNMMLKKNQNKKHYGTIRTLLLNCLKLLDNGRHPQIIASANYMLSELFQLDEPKKEDGTDFPISGNSDESYSEEEEEMPDSDENGSYSNSSDPPDDNKAVAVIKSVGELSVPEKYKSVHRIRPSCAFPVCHGTEERCRLVLNYVLEGLKSVDSSVKKEGDLPAADPSTPIPLKYEDESTSGGPECLEKQMALFLDKMGSFQKGKHSSQSGMIPGSWQYKMKLQLILKSSKAYYVLSDAAVILQKYGRALRYIKLALQCHDTYCCLCASMLPEVLVFLCQCLTLCGDIQLMLAQNANNRAAYLEEYNYQTKEDQEILHSLHRESRCQAFAWATDLSTDLECQLSVSCKCYEAAYEILLFSNLKNQNPEQHIQVLKRMGNIRNEIGVFYMNQAAAVQTERVVSKNVSTTEQQLWKKSFSCFEEGIQNFESIDDATNAALLLCNTGRLMRICAQAHCATEGDFKREFSPEEALYYNKAIDYYLKALRSLGKRDVHPAVWDSVNWELSTTYFTMATLQQDYAPLSRKAQEQIEKEVSEAMMKSLKYCDVDTVSARQPLCQYRAATIHHRLASMYHSCLRNQVGDEHLRKQHRVLADLHYSKAVRLFQLLKDAPCEFLRVQLERVAFAEFQMASQNSSAGKLKTLFGALDIMAKTKGAFQLIRKELVAESEQMSENKSTAENVSPNDSSAGLNKEEVLKLLGIFESRMSFLLLQSIKLLTATKKKIGGINEEEVVLKTNKQVYSLLLRATANKSMTLLERIEVIVNLLEQLAQNAEGSNGGVQ, encoded by the exons ATGGAGGAGCTCCGCGTTGTGGGGGCCGCCGCTTCTCTGAGGGGAGACGCGGAGGAGCCTAAGCAG GGCTCGGTGTTGTTTCTCGGAGGCAATGAGGTGAAGAGCAGTGCTGTGGTGAAATACTCCTCTGCCCCGCCACAGGCAGCGTTCGCCCGTCTTCAGGAGAAAACAGACCTGAAACTTCCACCTGCCAACTGGTTACGTGAGAGCGCAAAGCTGGGACCGGCGGGTACAACCATTCTtggcaacaacaaaaaaagtaaaccgTTTTCAAG cTTTGGGATGGCATATGACTTCATTGACTCAGTTGGAAATGATGTAGATGTTGTGTCTGATTCAGAG aatattaaaaaacttctgaaaataccTTATAGCAAGTCACATGTGAGCATGGCAGTACATCGCATTGGGCGGACGCTTTTGTTGGATGAGCTAGATATTCAAGAACTCTTCATGAGATCATCTCAG ACAGGGGACTGGACATGGCTGAAAGAGTTTTATCAAAGGCTGATTGATCAGAAGTGGCAACgaaaaaagaagagtaaagaACATTGGTACCAGAAGGCTATACTTTCTAAATTTTTGTATTACAG CATTAATGGTGATGGAGCTGCTCAGCCTGTTCCTTCCACTTCAAAACAGCACCAGGAGGGTCCTGTTTCAGGTGAGAGTGATGAAGCAGGAAGGGCCTCTTGGCCAGCTCCTTTTGAAATGCCTTCTTCATTATCTGAAGATCCGGGTGCCTCTAACCAG GGACTTAAAAATGACTTTGTTCGTAATATCTTGTGGACTTTTGAAGATATCCACATGTTAGTAGGATCAAATATGCCTATATTTGGAGGTGGGAGATACCCTGCTGTGAGCTTGCGTCTCAG GGATAACAACAAGCCAATAAATGTGCTGACAGGAATTGACTATTGGTTGGACAACTTAATATGCAATGTACCAGAGCTTGTGATGTGCTTTCATGTTAATGGCATTGTTCAG AAATATGAAATGATCAAGACTGAAGATATTCCCAATTTGGAAAACTCAAATTTTTCTACCAAAGTGATAAAAGATATTGCTCAAAATATCTTatcttttctgaaatcaaattgCACCAAAGAAGGACATACTTATTGGTTGTTTAAAG CAAGTGGGAGTGATATAGTAAAGCTTTATGACCTAACCACGCTTTGTGAAGAGACAGAAGACAAATACCAAAACCCTTTTACAATGCCTGTGGCAATTCTTCTGTACAA AGTTGCTTGCAATATGATGCTGAAGAAAAACCAGAACAAGAAACACTATGGCACTATCAGGACATTGCTCCTGAATTGTCTTAAGTTATTGGACAATGGCAGACATCCTCAA attattGCTTCAGCAAACTACATGTTATCAGAGCTTTTTCAGTTGGATGAACCTAAAAAGGAAGATGGTACAGACTTCCCTATAAGTGGAAATTCTGATGAAAGTTACAGcgaggaagaggaagaaatgccaGACAGTGATGAAAATGGTTCCTACAGTAACAGTTCTGATCCGCCAGATGACAATAAAGCAGTGGCTGTAATCAAATCTGTTGGGGAGTTATCAGTACCAGAAAAGTACAAGTCTGTTCATCGGATCCGT CCTAGCTGTGCGTTTCCTGTCTGCCATGGCACTGAAGAGCGCTGCAGGCTAGTGCTCAACTATGTCCTGGAG GGCTTGAAGTCTGTTGACAGCAGTGTTAAAAAAGAGGGTGACCTTCCTGCAGCTGATCCCAGCACTCCAATCCCATTGAAATATGAAGATGAATCCACCAGTGGTGGTCCCGAGTGTCTGGAAAAACAGATGGCATTATTTTTGGACAAAA TGGGCTCATTTCAGAAGGGTAAGCATTCCAGTCAGTCAGGAATGATTCCTGGATCGTGGCAATATAAAATGAAACTCCAGCTCATTCTGAAATCATCGAAGGCTTATTATGTCCTATCTGATGCTGCCGTGATTCTACAGAAATACGGGAGAGCGTTACGATACATCAAGCTGGCTTTACAGTGCCATG atACCTACTGTTGTCTCTGCGCCAGCATGCTTCCTGAAGTATTAGTATTTCTTTGTCAGTGTTTAACCCTTTGTGGAGATATCCAATTAATGCTTGCTCAAAATGCAAACAACAGAGCAGCATATCTTGAAGAATATAATTACCAGACAAAAGAAGATCAGGAAATACTACATAGTCTTCATAGAGAATCCAGGTGCCAAG CATTTGCCTGGGCTACGGACTTGTCTACGGACTTGGAATGCCAACTTTCCGTCAGCTGTAAATGTTATGAAGCAGCTTatgaaattttacttttcagcaatttaaaaaaccaaaatccagaGCAGCATATACAGGTACTAAAGAGGATGGGCAATATCAGGAACGAGATTGGAGTGTTTTACATGAaccaggctgctgcagtgcagactGAGAGAGTGG TGAGTAAAAACGTATCGACGACAGAACAGCAACTCTGGAAGAAAAGCTTCTCTTGCTTTGAAGAAGGAATTCAGAATTTTGAGTCAATTGATGATGCAACCaatgctgctcttctgctgtgcAACACAGGAAGGCTGATGCGAATCTGTGCTCAAGCCCACTGTGCAACTGAAGGTGACTTCAAACGAGAGTTTTCCCCAGAAGAGGCCCTTTACTATAATAAG GCTATTGATTACTACCTGAAGGCATTAAGATCACTAGGTAAGAGAGACGTGCATCCAGCTGTGTGGGATTCTGTGAACTGGGAGCTGTCTACTACATATTTCACTATGGCAACTCTACAGCAGGATTATGCTCCGTTATCTAGGAAGGCTCAGGAACAG ATAGAGAAGGAAGTTAGTGAAGCCATGATGAAATCCCTGAAATACTGCGATGTTGATACGGTGTCTGCACGACAGCCTCTCTGCCAGTATCGGGCTGCAACCATCCACCACAGGCTTGCTTCAATGTACCACAGTTGCCTGAGAAACCAG GTTGGTGATGAACACTTGAGGAAGCAACACCGTGTACTTGCTGATCTTCATTACAGTAAAGCAGTACGACTTTTCCAACTCTTGAAGGATGCACCCTGTGAGTTCCTTCGTGTGCAGCTGGAAAGGGTGGCATTTGCAGAATTCCAGATGGCGA gtcagaacagcagtgctgggaaatTAAAGACTTTGTTTGGGGCCCTAGATATAATGGCAAAAACCAAAGGTGCATTCCAGCTCATCAGAAAGGAGCTTGTGGCAGAAAGTGAACAG atgAGCGAGAATAAAAGTACTGCTGAGAATGTGTCACCTAATGATTCCTCTGCTGGCCTTAACAAAGAAGAAGTATTGAAACTGCTTGGTATTTTTGAGTCCAGAATGtcattccttctcctccagTCCATTAAATTGTTAActgcaaccaaaaaaaaaattgg gggCATTAATGAAGAAGAAGTtgttcttaaaacaaacaagcaagttTACTCCCTGCTGTTGCGTGCAACTGCTAACAAAAGTATGACCCTGCTAGAACGAATAGAGGTAATCGTAAATTTACTGGAACAGCTGGCTCAAAATGCTGAAGGTAGTAACGGAGGAGTTCAGTGA
- the EDRF1 gene encoding erythroid differentiation-related factor 1 isoform X2 produces MEELRVVGAAASLRGDAEEPKQGSVLFLGGNEVKSSAVVKYSSAPPQAAFARLQEKTDLKLPPANWLRESAKLGPAGTTILGNNKKSKPFSSFGMAYDFIDSVGNDVDVVSDSENIKKLLKIPYSKSHVSMAVHRIGRTLLLDELDIQELFMRSSQTGDWTWLKEFYQRLIDQKWQRKKKSKEHWYQKAILSKFLYYSINGDGAAQPVPSTSKQHQEGPVSGESDEAGRASWPAPFEMPSSLSEDPGASNQGSVPLEPSYIVGHVASAPKEQNLTTLFNDGENSQGLKNDFVRNILWTFEDIHMLVGSNMPIFGGGRYPAVSLRLRDNNKPINVLTGIDYWLDNLICNVPELVMCFHVNGIVQKYEMIKTEDIPNLENSNFSTKVIKDIAQNILSFLKSNCTKEGHTYWLFKASGSDIVKLYDLTTLCEETEDKYQNPFTMPVAILLYKVACNMMLKKNQNKKHYGTIRTLLLNCLKLLDNGRHPQIIASANYMLSELFQLDEPKKEDGTDFPISGNSDESYSEEEEEMPDSDENGSYSNSSDPPDDNKAVAVIKSVGELSVPEKYKSVHRIRPSCAFPVCHGTEERCRLVLNYVLEGLKSVDSSVKKEGDLPAADPSTPIPLKYEDESTSGGPECLEKQMALFLDKMGSFQKGKHSSQSGMIPGSWQYKMKLQLILKSSKAYYVLSDAAVILQKYGRALRYIKLALQCHDTYCCLCASMLPEVLVFLCQCLTLCGDIQLMLAQNANNRAAYLEEYNYQTKEDQEILHSLHRESRCQAFAWATDLSTDLECQLSVSCKCYEAAYEILLFSNLKNQNPEQHIQVLKRMGNIRNEIGVFYMNQAAAVQTERVVSKNVSTTEQQLWKKSFSCFEEGIQNFESIDDATNAALLLCNTGRLMRICAQAHCATEGDFKREFSPEEALYYNKAIDYYLKALRSLGKRDVHPAVWDSVNWELSTTYFTMATLQQDYAPLSRKAQEQIEKEVSEAMMKSLKYCDVDTVSARQPLCQYRAATIHHRLASMYHSCLRNQVGDEHLRKQHRVLADLHYSKAVRLFQLLKDAPCEFLRVQLERVAFAEFQMASQNSSAGKLKTLFGALDIMAKTKGAFQLIRKELVAESEQMSENKSTAENVSPNDSSAGLNKEEVLKLLGIFESRMSFLLLQSIKLLTATKKKIGGINEEEVVLKTNKQVYSLLLRATANKSMTLLERIEVIVNLLEQLAQNAEGSNGGVQ; encoded by the exons ATGGAGGAGCTCCGCGTTGTGGGGGCCGCCGCTTCTCTGAGGGGAGACGCGGAGGAGCCTAAGCAG GGCTCGGTGTTGTTTCTCGGAGGCAATGAGGTGAAGAGCAGTGCTGTGGTGAAATACTCCTCTGCCCCGCCACAGGCAGCGTTCGCCCGTCTTCAGGAGAAAACAGACCTGAAACTTCCACCTGCCAACTGGTTACGTGAGAGCGCAAAGCTGGGACCGGCGGGTACAACCATTCTtggcaacaacaaaaaaagtaaaccgTTTTCAAG cTTTGGGATGGCATATGACTTCATTGACTCAGTTGGAAATGATGTAGATGTTGTGTCTGATTCAGAG aatattaaaaaacttctgaaaataccTTATAGCAAGTCACATGTGAGCATGGCAGTACATCGCATTGGGCGGACGCTTTTGTTGGATGAGCTAGATATTCAAGAACTCTTCATGAGATCATCTCAG ACAGGGGACTGGACATGGCTGAAAGAGTTTTATCAAAGGCTGATTGATCAGAAGTGGCAACgaaaaaagaagagtaaagaACATTGGTACCAGAAGGCTATACTTTCTAAATTTTTGTATTACAG CATTAATGGTGATGGAGCTGCTCAGCCTGTTCCTTCCACTTCAAAACAGCACCAGGAGGGTCCTGTTTCAGGTGAGAGTGATGAAGCAGGAAGGGCCTCTTGGCCAGCTCCTTTTGAAATGCCTTCTTCATTATCTGAAGATCCGGGTGCCTCTAACCAG GGTAGTGTGCCTCTTGAACCCTCATATATAGTGGGGCATGTGGCCTCAGCCcccaaagaacaaaacctgacTACTTTGTTCAATGACGGGGAAAACAGTCAG GGACTTAAAAATGACTTTGTTCGTAATATCTTGTGGACTTTTGAAGATATCCACATGTTAGTAGGATCAAATATGCCTATATTTGGAGGTGGGAGATACCCTGCTGTGAGCTTGCGTCTCAG GGATAACAACAAGCCAATAAATGTGCTGACAGGAATTGACTATTGGTTGGACAACTTAATATGCAATGTACCAGAGCTTGTGATGTGCTTTCATGTTAATGGCATTGTTCAG AAATATGAAATGATCAAGACTGAAGATATTCCCAATTTGGAAAACTCAAATTTTTCTACCAAAGTGATAAAAGATATTGCTCAAAATATCTTatcttttctgaaatcaaattgCACCAAAGAAGGACATACTTATTGGTTGTTTAAAG CAAGTGGGAGTGATATAGTAAAGCTTTATGACCTAACCACGCTTTGTGAAGAGACAGAAGACAAATACCAAAACCCTTTTACAATGCCTGTGGCAATTCTTCTGTACAA AGTTGCTTGCAATATGATGCTGAAGAAAAACCAGAACAAGAAACACTATGGCACTATCAGGACATTGCTCCTGAATTGTCTTAAGTTATTGGACAATGGCAGACATCCTCAA attattGCTTCAGCAAACTACATGTTATCAGAGCTTTTTCAGTTGGATGAACCTAAAAAGGAAGATGGTACAGACTTCCCTATAAGTGGAAATTCTGATGAAAGTTACAGcgaggaagaggaagaaatgccaGACAGTGATGAAAATGGTTCCTACAGTAACAGTTCTGATCCGCCAGATGACAATAAAGCAGTGGCTGTAATCAAATCTGTTGGGGAGTTATCAGTACCAGAAAAGTACAAGTCTGTTCATCGGATCCGT CCTAGCTGTGCGTTTCCTGTCTGCCATGGCACTGAAGAGCGCTGCAGGCTAGTGCTCAACTATGTCCTGGAG GGCTTGAAGTCTGTTGACAGCAGTGTTAAAAAAGAGGGTGACCTTCCTGCAGCTGATCCCAGCACTCCAATCCCATTGAAATATGAAGATGAATCCACCAGTGGTGGTCCCGAGTGTCTGGAAAAACAGATGGCATTATTTTTGGACAAAA TGGGCTCATTTCAGAAGGGTAAGCATTCCAGTCAGTCAGGAATGATTCCTGGATCGTGGCAATATAAAATGAAACTCCAGCTCATTCTGAAATCATCGAAGGCTTATTATGTCCTATCTGATGCTGCCGTGATTCTACAGAAATACGGGAGAGCGTTACGATACATCAAGCTGGCTTTACAGTGCCATG atACCTACTGTTGTCTCTGCGCCAGCATGCTTCCTGAAGTATTAGTATTTCTTTGTCAGTGTTTAACCCTTTGTGGAGATATCCAATTAATGCTTGCTCAAAATGCAAACAACAGAGCAGCATATCTTGAAGAATATAATTACCAGACAAAAGAAGATCAGGAAATACTACATAGTCTTCATAGAGAATCCAGGTGCCAAG CATTTGCCTGGGCTACGGACTTGTCTACGGACTTGGAATGCCAACTTTCCGTCAGCTGTAAATGTTATGAAGCAGCTTatgaaattttacttttcagcaatttaaaaaaccaaaatccagaGCAGCATATACAGGTACTAAAGAGGATGGGCAATATCAGGAACGAGATTGGAGTGTTTTACATGAaccaggctgctgcagtgcagactGAGAGAGTGG TGAGTAAAAACGTATCGACGACAGAACAGCAACTCTGGAAGAAAAGCTTCTCTTGCTTTGAAGAAGGAATTCAGAATTTTGAGTCAATTGATGATGCAACCaatgctgctcttctgctgtgcAACACAGGAAGGCTGATGCGAATCTGTGCTCAAGCCCACTGTGCAACTGAAGGTGACTTCAAACGAGAGTTTTCCCCAGAAGAGGCCCTTTACTATAATAAG GCTATTGATTACTACCTGAAGGCATTAAGATCACTAGGTAAGAGAGACGTGCATCCAGCTGTGTGGGATTCTGTGAACTGGGAGCTGTCTACTACATATTTCACTATGGCAACTCTACAGCAGGATTATGCTCCGTTATCTAGGAAGGCTCAGGAACAG ATAGAGAAGGAAGTTAGTGAAGCCATGATGAAATCCCTGAAATACTGCGATGTTGATACGGTGTCTGCACGACAGCCTCTCTGCCAGTATCGGGCTGCAACCATCCACCACAGGCTTGCTTCAATGTACCACAGTTGCCTGAGAAACCAG GTTGGTGATGAACACTTGAGGAAGCAACACCGTGTACTTGCTGATCTTCATTACAGTAAAGCAGTACGACTTTTCCAACTCTTGAAGGATGCACCCTGTGAGTTCCTTCGTGTGCAGCTGGAAAGGGTGGCATTTGCAGAATTCCAGATGGCGA gtcagaacagcagtgctgggaaatTAAAGACTTTGTTTGGGGCCCTAGATATAATGGCAAAAACCAAAGGTGCATTCCAGCTCATCAGAAAGGAGCTTGTGGCAGAAAGTGAACAG atgAGCGAGAATAAAAGTACTGCTGAGAATGTGTCACCTAATGATTCCTCTGCTGGCCTTAACAAAGAAGAAGTATTGAAACTGCTTGGTATTTTTGAGTCCAGAATGtcattccttctcctccagTCCATTAAATTGTTAActgcaaccaaaaaaaaaattgg gggCATTAATGAAGAAGAAGTtgttcttaaaacaaacaagcaagttTACTCCCTGCTGTTGCGTGCAACTGCTAACAAAAGTATGACCCTGCTAGAACGAATAGAGGTAATCGTAAATTTACTGGAACAGCTGGCTCAAAATGCTGAAGGTAGTAACGGAGGAGTTCAGTGA